Within Trichoderma atroviride chromosome 2, complete sequence, the genomic segment CCCCTAGTGCAGCACCTCGAGAAATGAGCACATACGGCAGTCCTGGAGCGCTGCCACAGACGAGGCCAACCCCGTACGTGTTCCCTCGACGCTGATTTGACGTCCAGCTCAGGAGTTGGCTGACCCGCCGTCTCCATAGGCCACAGCGAGGGAGCTTCCCCTTGGACCACGATGGTAAGCCTGCTGTAATTTTCCAGTCTAAATTGCCGCCCTCTCCTGGCTGGCCAGATCGCCGTCaaatatcaaatcaaatctAACTCTGATAGGCGAGTGCAAGAAGGCCATGACCAGCTACCTGGCCTGCATGAAAAAGGTCCGCGGCGTCAATGAAGACGAGTGCCGCAACCTGGCCAAGGCGTATCTGTCGTGCAGAATGGACAGGTAAAGAAACtgaaaaaaagcaagacgCAGCGTGTGAGACAAGATGCGGGCTAACATGTCGGCGAAACTAAGAAACCTGATGTTGCGGGACGACTTCAAGAATCTCGGCTACCAAGAGCCTGGGCCGCCGGCAAAGGCCCCAGAGCCAGAAAAGGGCGTCAAAGGCGAACTCCGGTGGTAGCAAAATCGAGTGGGCGCCCCCATCGCCGCCAGACAGGCGTCCCCTAGTCGGCACGCAGCCAGCATGGAGCGCAAAGGGGGAGGGAAAGCCATTGGTCGTTCCCATGGTGACATTGCCCAGCCGTATCTGTACATATTCTGGCGGCGATCTGGAACTTTCCACGCCAGCTGTATTATAGCCCCCCCCTGCTAGCaaatctcttctctccctttaTCGAGCCCTGTGCCGTATTGTCTGGTACCTATTGTGTTGCTGTGATGTGCTGTACCGTGCTATAATGCTGGTGTGTGTGTGCCATGCCAGCTCAGACTCTGGGCGTTGTATCTGAGCTGGATGGGCTAGTGCTACCGTCCTGCCGACTAGCGGTCCAGATTACAGGCACACAGCGCTGCTAGCCAGCGCTACAGGCCTTAGTCTGGGGTTGTCTCGGAACATGCCAAGGGTTGCCCCGTCAACCCCCGCTAAAATCGACCGCTGGCTCGATTCTAGGTGCAAAGTACCGAGCACCTAACGCTTCTTATTTGCATACAAAACGTCACGCCTCGCATGCGACCTCTCTACTTCACCGCCGGCCTCCCAGTGCTGCGACAGCACGTCCATTGCACGCATAAAACTGTCGTAGCATCCCTCTGAGACTaacctctttcttttctcttcgctttatttttatttgtttCGTGACGATCCCCGAGaacaggagaagaaagagcaGGGCAAAATGAGGCAATCTGGCGAGGTCAGGTCGAGTAGGGGGACACCGCCGTCGCCCTCCTACATGTCCAAAGACGAATTCGGTACGGCATATGCGGCAGATTGACCAATGGTTCGGGCTGGTCGCTAATCTACACTTGTCATGAACAGCAAGCTACCTCGCAAACCTTCGAAGCAAGCCCGTCGGAAGGCCCAGCGGCGCCCGGCCTCCGCCTCCTAGTACTCGACCGCAGATAAACCGGAACAGCATGAGCCAGATCAGCTACGATGCATCTACAACATCGCCAGACACAGCTGCTCAACAGGCTAGCCATCAACGATCGCGGTCGCACACGCCCAGCCTCATTGGAGGGAGCACGGCTTCAACTCGCATTTCAATGATTAGTACTAAAAGCCGTGATTATTACCCTACCACTCCGACGCCGCCTCCCTTGAAGCCAGATACAGTCGTGCCTACCGCTAGCTACATGGAACGAGGCCAGCGTTggatggaaagagaagaagcttcgTCACTACGAGATGCCATGGAAGAAATGGACTTTCGGGAGAGCAGAAAGAGTACCCCTGCCCCTGATGCTGCcatcgaagacgatgagaCTCGCCTCTACAACGCTGCTCTCAacgaggctgctgagctCGTGTGGGAGCACCAGCACGGCGTCAAGCCTCGGCCCCCTGACGGTGCGTACCTGTATCGACCACACCTTAGAAAGGACAGCTACGCACATGCTCGGGCAGCGACCGTGACAGGGGGTGGGGCAACTGGTGCGAACAATTCAAATAGGAACTCGTATTCCGAAGTGcactcgccatcatcgacctCATCCGAAGGAGACAACAGCCCTAAAAGAAACGATTCTCCCGAAGAGGCAGCCCGATCCGAAGAGTCTCCGACCAAATCAAAGTCGTACGGGAGCGTCGGGGGGCGTTTCACGGGCGGCCGGCGTAGCAGCATGAAAAGGAACATCAGTGGAGAAGTTGAGCGGCCCTTCTCTGGTGATCAGATATGGGAAGAACCCGAAGCCCAGTCGGGCGAGGCGTCTACTCCAACGACGTCTCCTCAAAAGGATTCTCCCGTTTCACTCAAATCCAAGCCTTCGAATGCTGCGAGGCGCAATCCCTTCCAACGCTTCCAAGGAGAGTCCAGCCCGACCAAACGATTGGACAGGGTAGAAATTCACAGGAATCCTCCAACACGATCTCGCAACGCCCAGTATCAGGTCAACGCTCCAGCTGCCGCTACACAACCGCTCCCTGATGCGCAGCGTCTAAATGGAGTCGAGATCCGCGGCCAAGATATCCGCGAAGCTACTAGCATGAGGCTCAAAGACCGCAGCTCTAAACTTCCGGAACCTACCGCAGTCAGCGACAGCCCTGGAAGGCCCATTGTAAGCTTCGATGCTAACTGGAAAGCCCCGGAGGAGTCCTCGTCCACTGATGCCAGCTCAGACCGACCAAACTCGTCGACCCCAGCATCAAACCGCTTCCGGTCCCAGTCACAAGCGCAGCCTCAGTCCACAACCCAAAATCCAACTCGGCCTGTGGATATCCCTAGCATCGTTGTGGCGGAAGACCCTtcgccgaggccaagagcGCAAACGAGCGCGAGCGTGCCGTCGATCTCGATAGCGGAACCAGAAGAGACTTCGAAGAGACCAACGCCCACGATCAACATTCCTTCCATTGCGGTGGACGAAGCGCCAGAACCCCGCAAGGTTCCCAGCATTTCGACGCCAAAGGATTCGCCCGTGAGAGGCTCGCGCCCTCTTCCAACACCAGGAAGTCGTGGACCGCGGGGTCACTGGtccccagctccagctccaggcgccgctgcagctgcagctgccgccggcggccGAACAGGGACTCTCTGCAATCAGTGTGAGCGCCCCATTGAAGGGAAATTTGTGGCATTGGCTGGTTCCTCTGAGCGATTCCATCCTCATTGCTTCCGTTGCTACACTTGCAATACTCGTCTTGAGGCCATGGAGATTTCTCCAGAGCCAGACGCATCGCGGGCTGAGCGATTGGAGAGAATTCGGCGTCGCGCGGCGGGGGGAGATACTGGATGAGAAGCCTGGCATGACCATGgcggaagatggagatgcacgCCTCCGCTTCTACTGCCATCTCGACTGGCACGAACTCTTCGCCCCACGCTGCAAGCACTGCAAAACCCCCATCCTCGGGGAGCACATTGTAGCTCTTGGAGCGCATTGGCATTACGGGCACTTCTTCTGTGCCGAGTGTGGCGATCCGTTCGAGCACGGCATGACGCATATCGAAAAGGACGGGTACGCTTGGTGTATCAACTGCCAAACGAAGCGAACCGAACGTCGTGCGCCCAAGTGCAAGATGTGCAAGACGGCTGTGATTGGCCAGTATATCAAGGCACTTGGTGGTGAATGGCATGAGCACTGCTTCCGCTGTGCCGAGTGCAAGGGAGGATTTGATGATGGGCAGATATTCCCCAAAGAGACTGCAACGGGGGCAATTATACTCTGCACCAAATGTAGAGCCAGAGAGCTCAAGTTTTAAAGAAGACGATACGATGATGCCGTTTACGGATTTTGTGTATGCATTTTGACGAGGCGTTTCTATCATGGGGGCGACAATGGGATCGGTTGCATTGGGATATAATGATTGAAATAGGTAAACCTAGCTTATGGCTTGTAATTGCATTTTCATCGCGTATATCATTTCCGTCTCCGCGAAACAGTCAGTTCGCCACTATCGTATGAACGGACGAGCAGGCGTAAAGACCAGCATGTGGCCATGATTGGCCGTCGTAGAAAAGCAAGTTCCCTCTgtgtctctgtctctctctctcccctcttAATTCTAATGTATTACACAAGTCATGGTAGATAGTATGTGGGATAGAATGTGAACCCAATTACCCAGCTCAGATGCGCGCACAGCGTCTTTCCATTTTCCGtattccgcttcttctttcactcGTACTCGATATCATCGTCGCCTTGCCCCCCCACTCTGTCACGGCGTTGTCATCCCAGCAGGCGTCCTCCAACTTGTTCTTGGTGCACCTCGAGAGTGTCACCGTCTGCCATCTCGAGCTATAAATTCCGAGGAGCAGTACGTTAGTTTCAAATGAACATTTAAAAACACGGATAAAAGTCAAGGATAGCCAGAAGGAGAATTCGTAACAAAGtaatgaaagaaagaaagcataCCGCGTCCGGGGTATCCGTTGGCTGGACTCGTGTGCCATCAAACAGGAACCGCACTGAATTCAGAGACTTGCCCTGGCGCTCGCAAAATGCCGtcatgagcttctcgagcttgGTGCTgcgcttgatcttgaagaagacctcgttgttgttgtcggTGACCTTGATGTTGAGGTGCTCGCTGTTGGGAGGAGGGTCCTGTCGGTCGACGGGGGACTGGTTCGCATCGTTTTCAGACATggctgttgctttttttttctctgtgTTTTGTGGCCTTTTTAGAGGAAGTTCTCTTTGTTGAATTTGGGGGTATCGttagggaaaaaagaaagaagttGGTTTTGtttggaaaggaaaaaaaagaattaggCGCCGCGAAAGAAGGTGATGCGATAGAAGGGCGACGAAGAAGGCGCCCAAAGAGGCTTCTAGCGGAAGAAAGTGGGGAGGGCGGCCTCTGATTGGGCGGCTGAGCGCTGGAAAGTACAGGTACAGTATCCTGCACGGCTGGGCTTTGGTGATTGTGCGCTGCGAACGGTGGGAAGTTTGCAGTGCTGTGAACCAGCCAGGTACATCAGTGCCCTGGCGTCGCGCTGTTTGTGGCCTGCCTGAGTGCAATACGCGCAACCTTGTAGCCAGAACTTTGGGGACAGGTACTGATGACATCAGTGACTGTAATTCTCACTAGGCTTGAAATGCAGGAACAGCGTGTTTAATCCAGCATTTGTATCTTTAATTTACATCAATCGAAGGCCTCTGGTGGCTGGTTCTGCCATTGAAATATTGTTTTGATTCTTTTGGTTTGCAAATTCAGCTCCCTTGCTAAAGTACTTGGTCATGGTTCGTTTTTTGTCGTTTCTCAGCTTTAGCAGCTTTCTCATCTGCTGAGATCTTTCATTTGACAGCTAACCACAGCCTCCAATGCTATAGCCATCTCCCAAAGACGACGTTGAAGCGCGTCCACCGTGTCATCCACGAGCAGTAAGTGCATAATATCGATACATACCATCTCTGTGAGACTTCAAACTGACACGAGGGGATTTACGTGAATTTCAGTGCGCCATCCAGGGTAGGTTGTCATTTCGGAACCAGAGCAAGCCCAGTACACGAATCGCGAGGACATTCAAGCTGAGATAGCCACAGATTGCCTTACCAAGAACAATTACAACGAGGCTCGTTGTCAAAATGCCGTCAAGGCGCTGTATGAATGCTGTGAAGCCTTCTACCAGCGGTATGGCGACGACGCAACGTCTCCCAGCTGCCCACAGCCAAAACTGCTGCGTCTGAAAattcagcagcagaaagagggCAAATAAAGGCGTACGACGAAACATGAACATTTCACGATTACAGATAATCTATGCGGCCCATTTTAGAGACGCACAGCGTCTTACAGTGTATCTAGATAGGTAGATTGTACATAGAGTACATAAACaggagggaaaagggaatGGAGAAATGTACGCTCATCGTATAATATGTCAACCAGTGTAGAGAATTTCAGGCAACTTGATGAGGAGCGAATTTTTCTAGGCGATCGTTGAGCACGCAAGAGGTCCTCATGGGACCTGAACAAGCATCGAGACGTCTTGTTCCGAGACTCTAATACGAATGCCCATGACATTATGatgaggaaaggaaaagagaaaaaagaagaaaaaaaatcgagaCGAAAATTTGCTCTAGTAGTAGTGGGACACCAGGCACAGAGCCCCGCTTTGTTGCATATCGCAGTATGCCATATTCAGTGCTTGGTCGCTGCTGGCAATTTACAGATTACCTAATAGTACAAGCTACTTTCTTCCGCATATGCAAAAGGCCTCTCAGCCGGGTACAGTCTACTGAGCTTAATCGCAGGCTAGAAGGCTGCCCGTGAAAGCTCAAGCGCGCCTTGAAGCAACAAAATATTGAGAGCTGCTGAATTTCTGCGCTGAGCGGCCCACGATCCCGCCAGGCCGCAAATCAAACTTCTCAACCAACGGACAAGACCTCGATCATAGCAGCGACGCCGGCTTCTTTGAGATACCCAATTGCGAGCTCTATTCGTGTTATGCGGCCTAGGCCAACGCCCTGAAAAGTCGGCACCTGGACCCCAGCCAGACTCTACAGCCATCGCCTGGTTGGGACGCTCTGCGCGGCGAGATCCCTCCATCGAGCGGCCCCGGACGTGTCAATTTTCTCCCATCGACACTTTATAGCATCTGATAGGCGCTCGACGTGCGCGGCTCGACCATCGCCATGGAGCAAGGGCTG encodes:
- a CDS encoding uncharacterized protein (BUSCO:EOG092D4PJO); the protein is MSENDANQSPVDRQDPPPNSEHLNIKVTDNNNEVFFKIKRSTKLEKLMTAFCERQGKSLNSVRFLFDGTRVQPTDTPDALEMADGDTLEVHQEQVGGRLLG
- a CDS encoding uncharacterized protein (EggNog:ENOG41), producing the protein MPSPKDDVEARPPCHPRACAIQDCLTKNNYNEARCQNAVKALYECCEAFYQRYGDDATSPSCPQPKLLRLKIQQQKEGK